A region from the Lolium perenne isolate Kyuss_39 chromosome 4, Kyuss_2.0, whole genome shotgun sequence genome encodes:
- the LOC127295438 gene encoding obtusifoliol 14-alpha demethylase yields the protein MDSTVSAFCFVVALLSITAVVTKIARKSIASDVMSRKPLPPAVNILIILRLLPTIFTTELPAIIDSLHEKFGSVFTISLFGPKVTFLVGPEVSQHFFQGMKSEISHGNLLEFTVPMFGKHVGYSVDAATRKEQYRFYMDALTKPSALRSHVDPMLQEVEDYFSKWGEDGIVDLKYELEYLIMLITSRRFLGKDVREKLFDEVYSLIHCIGNGISLISVLFPYIPIPVHNRRDRALVKLEEIFSKLIRSRRNSSLVEDDILQKLIDSKYNDGRCTTEGEVCGMTLAMIFAGEHTSSNASTWTGASLLSNAKWWSAAVEEQKQIIHGSNGRIDYSSLSEMDVLHRCIKEALRMHPTAPVLLRKAHKQFVVHTKEGNEYEIPAEHTVVVPMLTNSMLPYIYKDPHVYDPDRFADPGRKEDKVGGKNSYISFGSGSFTCIGEAYAYLQLKIIWSHLIRNFELKLISPYPNTDWSSYTVGPKGKVLVSYTRRCLSST from the exons ATGGACTCGACAGTCAGTGCTTTTTGTTTCGTCGTAGCCCTTCTTTCCATCACTGCTGTAGTCACAAAGATTGCAAGAAAAAGTATTGCATCTGATGTAATGTCTAGAAAACCTCTGCCACCCGCTGTGAATATTCTTATTATCTTACGACTTCTCCCAACGATTTTCACAACGGAACTACCAGCTATCATTGACTCTCTTCATGAAAAATTTGGTAGTGTATTCACAATAAGTTTATTTGGCCCAAAGGTAACATTTTTGGTCGGACCAGAGGTCTCGCAACATTTCTTTCAAGGGATGAAATCAGAAATCAGCCACGGTAACTTACTTGAATTCACGGTCCCCATGTTCGGTAAACATGTTGGCTATTCAGTAGATGCTGCCACTCGCAAAGAGCAATATCGCTTCTATATGGATGCACTAACCAAGCCATCGGCGTTGAGGAGCCATGTTGATCCCATGCTTCAAGAAGTGGAG gactacttctcAAAATGGGGTGAAGATGGTATAGTTGATCTCAAATATGAACTTGAGTATCTAATAATGCTCATCACGAGTCGGCGCTTTCTAGGGAAAGATGTTcgggagaagctgtttgatgaagTCTACTCGTTAATTCATTGTATTGGAAATGGTATCAGCCTTATCAGTGTTCTGTTTCCATATATCCCAATTCCTGTACACAATCGACGCGACAGAGCGCTTGTCAAGCTGGAAGAAATATTCTCTAAACTCATAAGGTCACGAAGGAACTCGAGTCTAGTTGAGGATGATATTCTACAGAAGCTGATTGATTCAAAGTACAATGACGGACGATGTACCACCGAAGGAGAGGTTTGTGGCATGACTCTCGCTATGATCTTTGCTGGAGAACACACAAGTTCTAATGCTAGTACTTGGACTGGAGCTTCTTTACTCAGCAATGCCAAGTGGTGGTCAGCTGCAGTCGAAGAGCAGAAGCAAATCATTCATGGATCCAATGGTCGAATAGACTATAGTTCATTGTCAGAAATGGATGTCCTACATAGATGCATCAAAGAGGCACTGAGGATGCATCCTACAGCACCAGTGTTACTTCGCAAAGCCCATAAACAATTTGTTGTGCATACAAAAGAAGGCAATGAGTATGAAATCCCAGCAGAGCATACTGTTGTAGTCCCTATGCTAACCAACAGTATGTTGCCTTACATTTATAAAGACCCTCATGTGTATGATCCAGATAGGTTTGCTGATCCCGGgagaaaggaagataaagttggtGGAAAAAACTCTTACATATCGTTTGGAAGTGGAAGTTTTACTTGCATTGGCGAGGCTTATGCTTACTTGCAACTGAAAATTATATGGAgccatctgataagaaactttgagCTCAAACTAATTTCTCCTTATCCCAATACGGACTGGAGCTCGTACACAGTAGGGCCTAAAGGGAAGGTATTGGTAAGTTACACGAGACGTTGTCTGTCCAGCACTTAG